CAGGGCGGTCATCAGTTGATCGACCACCAGATGACCCGCCTGCGTCTGGGCGAAATGCTGCGCCGTGTCGAGGCCGCCCGCGCTGTCGCCCGACGTTCGCTGAGCTTCGCGCGTCTGTCGCCGCAAACCCATCCCTACGCCACAGCTGCTGCCAAGGTCACGGTGACCGAAGAGGCGATGGCCGTTGTGCAAGAAGCCTTCCGCCTGTTCGGTGGCAACGGCACCACCCGCGAATACCCGATCGAGAAGCTATTGCGCGACACCCAGTCCTCATTGATCGAGGACGGCGAAAACCGTGTCCTGACCATGCGTCTGGGGCTGCTGGCCCAGCAGCTTTATGCCGAAGGCTGGGCGAACAACTGACCCTGAAGATTCACCCGACATCACTCATCCAATAACAACAATGAGGTACATCCCGATGGCCAAATATCCTGTGGTTGTCTACGGCGCCAGTGGTTACACCGGCATGCTGATCATGGACTGGTTGATCGACCAGCACATCCCGTTCACCGCCGTGGCGCGCAACGCCGGCCGTGCCCAGGAAATGATGGCGCAACGCGTTGTCGGCCTGGAGTCGGCGACCTACGAAATCATTGAGTGCCCCCACGAGGTCGAAGCGTTGACTTCGGTGTTCAAAGGCGCGCGCGTGGTTTGTAACACGGTCGGCCCATTCATCAATTTTGGCCTGACCGCCGTTGAAGCGGCATTGAAGGCCGGCTGTCATTATCTGGATCCTGCCGGTGAGCAAGCGCACATTCGTGCCTTGCGCGACCAGTTTGGCGAGCTATACCGCCAGGCTGGGCTGCTGCTGTCCCCATCGCTCGCGTACATGTACACCTACGCCGAGATCGCCGCCGAGCTGGCCCTGGAAACTCCGGGCGTCGATTCGCTGGAAACCGCAACCCTGACCCGTGGGCCACGTACCGGTGCCGCCGGTGTGACCGTTGGTTCAACGGCCACCATTTTCGAAGGCATGCGCTACCCCGGCGCCTATCTGTGGGAGAAGGCACTGGTGCCATATGCGCCGAATACGAGCTTCAACGTGGTCTGTCCCGATCTGCTGGAGTCGGTGTTCTGCCTGCCATGGGGCGGCACTTCGTTGCCGGTGTTCTATGAGGAGGATAGCCGGGTGCGCAGTTGCATGTCCTGCGTTGGTTTCTACGACAACCCGGTGATGAAAATGGTCCACGGCCTGGGTGAGAAGTGGGAAGCCGAGTACAAACACCTGCCGAAAGAGCAGCAGGACGCGGTGATCAATAGCCTCGTGCAGTCGACCACGCCGAGCATGCCACCGCGCGAGCGCAGCACCTTGCAACGCACCGTCGACTTCGCGATCGGCCGCGGTCAGTTGACAGCGGTGCGTGCCACCGTGTACGGCATCACGCCCTACATCGCCACCGGCGCCTTGCACGCGGCAGCCGTGGTCAAGCTGTTGAACAACGATAGCGCCAAGGTCGGTTTCGCATCGGCCTCGAAAGCCTTCGGTCATCGCTACCTGCTGGGCTTCCTCGAACAGCGTGGCTTGGCTCGCGCAACCGTTACCCAACTGTGAAGTGACCGACATGGCGATTATTGATTTCTTCGACCGTGGCTGGCGGATCAATCCGCACGGCGCGGCGTATATCCAGGATGACCGGGTTTTCACCTTTACCGACGTCCGCAACTTGTCATGCCGTATCGCCAATGCACTGTTGGCCGAGGGTTTGCCCAAGAGCACCAAGGGTGCGATCTGGTCGGCCAACGATGCCGTGGCCTGGACGTGCACACTGGGTCTCTGGCGCGCCAACATGTGCTGGATTCCGGTTGGCGCTCGCAACAGTGCCGAAGAGAACCGTCATGTGCTCGATGCGTTCGACTGCGAGGTGCTGTTTTTCCAGAAGGAGTTCGCATCCATCATCGACGCGTTGCGCCCGAGCTTGCCGAAAATCCGTTTATGGATTTGCATCGACGAACATCTGCCCGAAGCACCTTCGCTTAAAGTCTGGATCGAAGGTCAGCCGAACACGCCACCCAAGGTCGAGTATCAACTCGACGATGTAGTGGCGATTTCGCCAACCGGTGGCACCACAGGCTTGCCGAAGGGTGTGATGAACACCCATCGCAGCATCCAGACGTTCTGTGCGCACTTCATGATCAACTTCCCTTATGGGGATGAGCATCCACCGGTCAACCTGGCGGCGGCACCGATGACCCATACTGCCGGCACACTGTCCCTGCCGTGCACCTCGCGGGGCGGCACCGTGGTAGTTATCACCAAGCCGGACCCGGCGCTGATGCTGGCGATGATTCCGAAGTACAAGGTCACCGAGACTTTTCTGCCACCGACGGTGATCTATCGCCTGCTGGATGTTCCAAATCTGGCGCAGAAGGTCGATTTCAGCTCGTTGAAATACTTTCTTTACGGCGCTGCGCCAATGTCGGTGGAGAAGCTCAAGCAAGCGATCGAAACCTTTGGCCCGGTGATGGCCGGCGGATACGGCCAGACCGAAGCGCCCGCATCGATTTCCAACCTGCCGCCCGCCGAGCATCTGCAAGGTGGACGACTGGCATCGGACGAGCGTCTGTCATCGGTCGGCCGCCCCAATCCGCTGATTCGCGTCGAGATCCTCAGCGACGCCGGGGAGATTCTCGCCCAGGGCGAGTCCGGCGAGATCTGCGTACGCGGTGACCTGGTCATGAAGGGTTATTACAAGGACCCGCAGAAAACCGCCGAAACCATCATCGACGGTTGGCTGCACACCGGTGATATCGGCCATCTCGACCCCCATGGCTACCTGCACATCACCGACCGCAAGAAGGACATGATCATCTCCGGTGGTTTCAACGTTTATCCGAGCGAGGTCGAGCAGGTGCTTTGGGCCCATCCGGCAGTGCAGGACTGCGCGGTGATCGGCGTGCCGGACGAGCAGTGGGGCGAGAGCGTCAAGGCCGTCGTCGAGCTGAGTGTTGGACAAAGCGTCACCGCCGAAGAACTGATCAGTCTCTGCAAAGACCGACTCGGATCGGTCAAGTCTCCGAAAACTGTGGATTTCATTGATGCATTGCCACGCAGTCCTGTTGGCAAGGTGTTGAAGAAGGATCTGCGTGCCCAGTACTGGCAAAGCGTTGATCGGCAGATCTGACGTCGAGGAGTTAAGTGATGGAACCCATTTACATAGCCGGCATCGCCATGACCCAATTCGGACGTCATCTGGAGCGTAGCCTTCAGGATATGGCTCTGGAGGCGTTGCAGGGGGCTCTGGCAGACGCCCGCGCCCAACGCTCCGACATCGAGGCAGTGTTTTACGCCGGCATCACCAACGGCCATCTACAAGGCCAGCTCTCCATCCCGGGGCAGGTGATGTGCAGCAAGATCGGCATCGAAGGTGTGCCGGTCTACAACGTCGAAAACGCCTGTGCCTCGGGCAGTACCGCGGTTCATCTGGCGGTGCAGAGCTTGCGCTCGGGGGCTACCGATGTGGTGTTAGCGTTGGGCGCCGAGAAAATGAACGTGCCGGACAAGTCGCGGGCACTGGCACTGTTCGAAACCGGCTGGGATGTTTCCACCGCCGAGGAGAACTACGCCACGCTGGTAAAAATGGGGGAGGGCATCGTTGTTCCGCCAGGCTCGGAGTCTGATCGCCCGTACAGCAAGTTCATGGCCATTTATGCCGCCATGTGCCGTTGGCACATGAAGACCTACGGCACCACACAGCGGCAGATCGCGGCGGTGTGTGCCAAGAACCATCAACACTCGGTGCACAACCCTTATTCGCAATTTCGCAAGACCTTCACCATCGAAGAGGTACTGGAGGCGCCACCGATCACCTATCCGATCACGTTACCGATGTGCGCGCCGTTGTCCGACGGCGCGGCCGCCGCGATCATTTGCACCGAGGCGGGTCTGAAACGCATCGGGGCCGATCCGAAACGTTGTGTGCGAATCGCCGCCAGCGTGATCCGCAGTTTCACCTTGCGTGGACTGGATGAGCCGCACAAGCACGTCAGCCTGTTGGCTGCGCGCCAGGCCTACGAGATCGCCGGACTCGGCCCGCAGGACATGCATGTGGCCGAAGTACACGACGCTTCGGCAATGGGGGAAATCATCCAGTCGGAAAATCTCGGACTGGCGCCGCTGGGGGAGGGTGGAATTTGCGCCGAACGGGGCGATTTCACCCTGGGTGGCCGCATACCGATCAATACCTCCGGCGGCCTGGAGTCCAAAGGTCATCCGCTCGGCGCAACGGGGATCGGCCAATTGTACGAGTTGACCACTCAATTGCGCGGGGAAGCCGGGGCGCGCCAGGTACACGGCGCGCGGCATGCCATCCAGGAAAACGGCGGCGGTCTTCAAGGTGTTGAGGAAGCAGCGGTCGCTATTCACATCCTGAGTCGATAGGAGCGCATCACATGTCCATGACCTATCAAGCGCAAGAGCTGGAAAGCCACTTTGCCGGCGGGCATTTCCGCCGGTTGGGTGGCTGGGTCGAGAGTCCGGTTGATCTGCAGCCGGAGCTCGAAGGCGATGTCAGCGCGGATGTCATCGTGATCGGTGCCGGTTTTGCCGGGCTGTCTACCGCCCTGGAGCTTACGGCGCTGGGTGCGAAGGTAATCATCCTTGAACAGGAATTTGCCGGTTTCGGTGCCAGTGGTCGCAATGCCGGTTATCTGGGCGGAAGCATCGGCATTGAGTTCGAGCTGTTCTTGAAACGTGTCGGTCACGAAAAGGCGAAAAACATCGTCAGGTTCTACGACGAAGGTGTCGCCTACGTCGAAGGCCGATTGCGCGAACTGGGTATCGACTGCGACTACAACGCCTCGGGAATCATCAGGGCGGGCATCCATCCTTCCCAGGAGAAAAAGCTACGCAAGAGTATGGCAGTGGGTGACGAACTTGGCTCCCGTACCGAGTTTCTGGATCAGGCTCAAATGCGCGCACGGGGGATTCCACCGGCATTTCTGTTTGGCTGCCTGCAACGCCATGGCGGTACGCTGGACCCCGGCAAATACGTGATGGGACTGCGGCGGGCGGCGCTCCAGGCAGGCGTGAAACTGTATGAGAATACGAAGTTGGTGTCGTATTCCGATGGGCCGACGATCACCTGCCAAACCACGCACGGTCGTGCGACAGCCCCGAATTTGGTGTTGGCCACCAATGCCTATACGCCGCAAATCGGGCTTCTGCGCGACAAGATTGTTCCATTTCGGGTGTCGGCAGTCGAAACCGAGCCATTGTCTGCGCAGCAGTTGGCGTCATTGGGATGGGCAGGACGGGAAGGGTTGATGACACCGCACTGGACCATGGAAAGCCATCGTCTGACGGCGCGTAATACGTTGCTGCTGACCACCAAACGGCTCGGCTATGTCTACGGTTCCAAAACCCCGAACATTCCCGACGATGTTGCCTACCGCGAGCTGGAAAACACGCTGGGGGCACGTTTCCCGACTTTGCGCGGTATTGGTATTCAATCGTGCTGGAGCGGCTACGTCAGCATGGCCTACGACGCGTTGCCGGTGGTGGGCGAAACCGGAACCCACCACAACATTATCTACACCGCAGGCTGCTCCGGACACGGCATCGCCACCCAGTCGCTGATCGGGCATCTGCTGGCGGAAAGAATCGGCGGCATCGAGCATCCGTTGCTCGCTGCGCTGCGCCACAAAACCCCGAAAACATTGCCAGAGCCGCTGCAATGGTGCGCCGTGAATCTGGCGCTAGGGGTGGCAAACAGCCTCGACGAATACACCAACCGCAAGGTTGCACGCACTCATCGTTAATCGTTGAGGGCGCGTAGAACAACGCGTTAAAGGAAGACAACACGCTGATTTTCAGTGGTGGCACAGGCCTTGAAGTCATTGGCCGGGCAGGCGCTCGCCTGCAGAAAGACAAAATGGATTTTGTTTCTGCCACCGCTTTTTTTACTGCCGCACGGACGCTCTGTCATGAGCGTTCAATCCAACAATAACGTTATGTGAGGCATCGATTATGAACACTGACGCCCCTCCAGATTTAAAACGAAGACAATTGCTCAAACTGGCCGGTGCTACAGCGGCGGTGGGATCGATTGGTTTGAACATCGGCCTGGCCAATGCCGCCGATACGCTTTTGCAAGACAGCTCGGACAATGTTCTCGACGTGGTGATCATTGGTGCAGGCCTTGCCGGTCTGACGGCAGCCCGCGATCTGCATCTGGCGGGTTGCCAGTCGCTGTTGGTGCTCGAAGCGCGCGATCGTGTAGGCGGGCGCACCCTTAATCACGATCTGGGTTCAGGCTACATCTCCGAGGTCGGAGGCCAGTGGATAGGCCCGGGGCAAACGGCTGTAGCGGATCTCGCCCGAGAGCTTGAGGTGGGCACCTTTCCGAGTTTCTACGACGGTGAAACCATCATCCTCGGCGGTGACGGACGTGTCGCCGTTGATTTGAAAGGCACGTTCGGCACCGATGAAGCCGTTTCGGCAAAGCTCAGTGAACTGTCGCGGGACGTGCCGTGCGGTACACCGTGGAAGTCACCCAGGGCCGCCGAATTGGACAAGCTCTCGGCAGGTGAATGGCTGGCTCAACAGAACATAAAGCCTGAGGATCGGGCTGGGTGGAACGCCAGTTTCCTCCTGACCTGCGGTGTTACGCCGGCAAAGATGGGCTTTCTGCATTTTCTGTCGATGATCAACTCGGCCGGTTGCGAATATATGCGGCTCGACTCAATCAAGGACAGCGCGCAGGGCACACGGATCGTCGGTGGTTCGCAGATTCTCAGCAGCAAGATGGCGCAACTGTTGGGCGACAAAGTTCGCTTGTCCTGTCCAGTGCGAAAGATTACCGACTGGAATCGCGACATCGTCAGACTCCAAACGGATCAAGGCGAGATACGTGCCCGGCGGGTGATCATGGCGATTCATCCCGCACTCTGCCAACGCTTGCAGTTCGATCCACCGCTGCCCGAAGCCCGTGCAGCCTTGCAACGTGCCTGGCCGGCACACTCTCCGGCCCGCAAGACCGCGATGGTCTACCCGCGGCCTTTCTGGCGTGACAAAGGCTTGAACGGCCACATCATTCAGGTGGGGGGGCCGGTCATCTGGGCTTACGACAACTCACCGCCCAACGGTGAAATCGGAGTCATCAATGCATTCGTCATGAATGCGGCAGCACCTGCTGATCCTGAAGCCGCTAAACGTGTGCAGACCGAGATCTATGCGCGTGCCTTGGGGGACGAAGCGCTTAACCCCGTCTCCTACCACGATCATGACTGGGCGCATTTCGACCCATGGACGATCACTTGCGTGTCGCCGATTCCTCCAGGCTTCTGGTCGACTCATGGCGAGGCGCTGCGTCCACCCTGCGGCAATCTGTTCTGGTCGGGCACTGAAACTGCTGATATCTGGGCAGGCTACATGGATGGTGCCGTACGCGCCGGACACCACAGCGCCTTACAGGTGCTCAACGCCTTGCGTCGGGCATAGGAGGCGACAATGAAAAAAATCATAGCGTTTGGCGTCATCGCAGTCATTGCCGTGCTGTTGGCGATTTTCGGTCGTGACCTTCTCGATCTCTATCGCCTGCAGAGTTACATCACCACGTCCACTGAAGCGTACCAGACCGAACGTGGGAGCTGGCCGCATCTGACGGATGCCTGCACGGGTTGCCATGGCAGCAAGGGCAACTCGCTGAACTCGCCTTATCCGAGTCTGGCCGGACAGCCGGCCGCGTACCTGTCTGCGCAGTTGCACAACTTCGCCAGTGGGCAACGGGCTGCACCCAATATGGGGCCGTTGGCGATGACCCTCAGCCGCGATGATATTGATCTGCTGGCGAATTTCTATTCTCGGCAATCCGTCAGCGCGAATGTGGCTTTCAGCCCTGACGAAGGTCTGAAGGAAAAGGGCAAACAACTGGTGCAAACGAGAGGCTGTGCAGCCTGCCACGGTGGCCAGTTGATGGGGCACGACGCGTTTCCTCGCTTGGCCGCGCAAGGGCACGACTACCTTTTAGCGCAGCTCAACGCTTTTGCCACAGGTGAGCGCAATGAGTCCAGCGGCGCAATGAAAGCAATGGCGGCCGCGCTGTCAGCGGATGAGCGTAAGGCGATTGCCACCTACCTTGCCGCACTGGCTCCTCAACCCAAGTAAATCATCAAATTTTCTGTCAGATGTATCGAGGCTATCGTTATGGAACCGAGAAATATTGTGCTGTGCTTTGCCTGTTTCTTGCTGCTCGCGAATGGGCTGACCTTCGGCATCAAGTTTCTTAAAAAAAGAAACCTGCTACTGGCTCTCGAATGGTTTGTGGTCGCCTTTTCCGCGACAAACTTCCTGATATTTTTCCTCACCGGATCGGAGCATTCGTACCTCATTTCATACTTTTGTGATGCGTTCTCCAGAGCCTTCGGGATCCCGATCATTACGGTACTCGGGTTGATGGCGGTGACGCATACCTACAAGCCCTCAGTGCGCAAGGAACTCATGATGTTTGCCGGCGCCCTGGTGGGCACATTCGCTTTGATTTCCACCAAGGTTCTGATCACGCTCCAGCCGTATTTCTACGTGATGATGTGGGTGATGTTTTCGGTTTATCTGGTCTATTTCGCAGTGAGGCTCGCAAGCGCCGGAGAGTTCCTGCACGCGATCGGGGTGATATTTGGCATGCTCGCCTCACTGACCATTGCTTGCATTTATGACTTCTACAAAATCCCTGGGGACGACACTAACGTGCTGCTGAACTTCTATGTTCTTGCGCTGACTACTTGGGCTTATTTACTGGTGCACTTGTACTACGCGTATTGCGCCTTAGAGCGTTCGAAGAACTCAATGGCGCTTTTGCAGACACGCTGAGAGATATGTTTTTCAGGTATGCGAAGCCGCCATTCTGGCGGCTTTTGGCGTATGAAAGAGGAGGGCGGCGGGCATCCTTGCCCAGCGGGATCAGGGCACCAGATTCGCCAGATAGTGCGACAAGGCCTTGATATCCTCGTCGGACAACGCACCCGCCATAGCATTCATGGCTTGTGTCGGATCTTTGCGTTGGCCAACTTTGAAGGCTTTCAGTTGGTCCGTCAGATAAAGCTGCCCTTGTCCCGCGATGCGCGGAGCCAACGGGCCGCCAGACAATTTTTCGCCGTGACAGGCTGCACATCCATTGGCGACGACCACACGCTGACCTTGCTGTTGAAGAGCATCATCTTTCGTCGTGACTTCAGTCACGCCTGGTTTCTGTTCGGCGAAATAACTGGCCAGACGCTTGATCTGCTCATCTGTCAGATTCGCCGCCAGCGGACTCATCTGTGCACTGTGTCGGCGTCCTTCGGCAAACGCATGTAACTGGCTTTCGATGTACGCTGCGGACTGACCCGCAAGAGCGGCATACTGGGCGTCCCGCGGCTGGCCTCTTGCGCCATGACAGAGTGCGCAGGTGTCCTGCAATTGTGGCCACGCACCACCATCGGCCTGGTAATCAGCGTCATGCTGATCCACGGCATTCATAAAGCGGTATCCCGCCAACAGTTCTGGCCCATAGATCACTGTCGATCCCGCCAGCGCGGTTGTCACAGCGATTGCCCCAATCACGATAGTCCGCTTCATCAGACGTTCCTCCCCGGTTGAACCAACGCCTGTAGCGCTTCCATCGCCGCTCGATGGCCTGCGCGGATCGCGCCATCCATCGCCCCAGCCCAGATCTCCGCCGTTTCGGTGCCGGACCAGATCAGACGGCCAACGGCCGGGGTCAGGTATTCGCCCCATTGAGTCCAGAAACCGGGGGGCATTGGAGAAATGCAGCTCAGGGTCCATGGGTCGACTTTGCCCCAGTCCTGATCATGGAACTGGATCGGATGCAGGGCTTG
The Pseudomonas sp. GR 6-02 genome window above contains:
- a CDS encoding saccharopine dehydrogenase family protein encodes the protein MAKYPVVVYGASGYTGMLIMDWLIDQHIPFTAVARNAGRAQEMMAQRVVGLESATYEIIECPHEVEALTSVFKGARVVCNTVGPFINFGLTAVEAALKAGCHYLDPAGEQAHIRALRDQFGELYRQAGLLLSPSLAYMYTYAEIAAELALETPGVDSLETATLTRGPRTGAAGVTVGSTATIFEGMRYPGAYLWEKALVPYAPNTSFNVVCPDLLESVFCLPWGGTSLPVFYEEDSRVRSCMSCVGFYDNPVMKMVHGLGEKWEAEYKHLPKEQQDAVINSLVQSTTPSMPPRERSTLQRTVDFAIGRGQLTAVRATVYGITPYIATGALHAAAVVKLLNNDSAKVGFASASKAFGHRYLLGFLEQRGLARATVTQL
- a CDS encoding AMP-binding protein, coding for MAIIDFFDRGWRINPHGAAYIQDDRVFTFTDVRNLSCRIANALLAEGLPKSTKGAIWSANDAVAWTCTLGLWRANMCWIPVGARNSAEENRHVLDAFDCEVLFFQKEFASIIDALRPSLPKIRLWICIDEHLPEAPSLKVWIEGQPNTPPKVEYQLDDVVAISPTGGTTGLPKGVMNTHRSIQTFCAHFMINFPYGDEHPPVNLAAAPMTHTAGTLSLPCTSRGGTVVVITKPDPALMLAMIPKYKVTETFLPPTVIYRLLDVPNLAQKVDFSSLKYFLYGAAPMSVEKLKQAIETFGPVMAGGYGQTEAPASISNLPPAEHLQGGRLASDERLSSVGRPNPLIRVEILSDAGEILAQGESGEICVRGDLVMKGYYKDPQKTAETIIDGWLHTGDIGHLDPHGYLHITDRKKDMIISGGFNVYPSEVEQVLWAHPAVQDCAVIGVPDEQWGESVKAVVELSVGQSVTAEELISLCKDRLGSVKSPKTVDFIDALPRSPVGKVLKKDLRAQYWQSVDRQI
- a CDS encoding thiolase family protein; the encoded protein is MEPIYIAGIAMTQFGRHLERSLQDMALEALQGALADARAQRSDIEAVFYAGITNGHLQGQLSIPGQVMCSKIGIEGVPVYNVENACASGSTAVHLAVQSLRSGATDVVLALGAEKMNVPDKSRALALFETGWDVSTAEENYATLVKMGEGIVVPPGSESDRPYSKFMAIYAAMCRWHMKTYGTTQRQIAAVCAKNHQHSVHNPYSQFRKTFTIEEVLEAPPITYPITLPMCAPLSDGAAAAIICTEAGLKRIGADPKRCVRIAASVIRSFTLRGLDEPHKHVSLLAARQAYEIAGLGPQDMHVAEVHDASAMGEIIQSENLGLAPLGEGGICAERGDFTLGGRIPINTSGGLESKGHPLGATGIGQLYELTTQLRGEAGARQVHGARHAIQENGGGLQGVEEAAVAIHILSR
- a CDS encoding NAD(P)/FAD-dependent oxidoreductase, with the translated sequence MSMTYQAQELESHFAGGHFRRLGGWVESPVDLQPELEGDVSADVIVIGAGFAGLSTALELTALGAKVIILEQEFAGFGASGRNAGYLGGSIGIEFELFLKRVGHEKAKNIVRFYDEGVAYVEGRLRELGIDCDYNASGIIRAGIHPSQEKKLRKSMAVGDELGSRTEFLDQAQMRARGIPPAFLFGCLQRHGGTLDPGKYVMGLRRAALQAGVKLYENTKLVSYSDGPTITCQTTHGRATAPNLVLATNAYTPQIGLLRDKIVPFRVSAVETEPLSAQQLASLGWAGREGLMTPHWTMESHRLTARNTLLLTTKRLGYVYGSKTPNIPDDVAYRELENTLGARFPTLRGIGIQSCWSGYVSMAYDALPVVGETGTHHNIIYTAGCSGHGIATQSLIGHLLAERIGGIEHPLLAALRHKTPKTLPEPLQWCAVNLALGVANSLDEYTNRKVARTHR
- a CDS encoding flavin monoamine oxidase family protein; amino-acid sequence: MNTDAPPDLKRRQLLKLAGATAAVGSIGLNIGLANAADTLLQDSSDNVLDVVIIGAGLAGLTAARDLHLAGCQSLLVLEARDRVGGRTLNHDLGSGYISEVGGQWIGPGQTAVADLARELEVGTFPSFYDGETIILGGDGRVAVDLKGTFGTDEAVSAKLSELSRDVPCGTPWKSPRAAELDKLSAGEWLAQQNIKPEDRAGWNASFLLTCGVTPAKMGFLHFLSMINSAGCEYMRLDSIKDSAQGTRIVGGSQILSSKMAQLLGDKVRLSCPVRKITDWNRDIVRLQTDQGEIRARRVIMAIHPALCQRLQFDPPLPEARAALQRAWPAHSPARKTAMVYPRPFWRDKGLNGHIIQVGGPVIWAYDNSPPNGEIGVINAFVMNAAAPADPEAAKRVQTEIYARALGDEALNPVSYHDHDWAHFDPWTITCVSPIPPGFWSTHGEALRPPCGNLFWSGTETADIWAGYMDGAVRAGHHSALQVLNALRRA
- a CDS encoding c-type cytochrome: MKKIIAFGVIAVIAVLLAIFGRDLLDLYRLQSYITTSTEAYQTERGSWPHLTDACTGCHGSKGNSLNSPYPSLAGQPAAYLSAQLHNFASGQRAAPNMGPLAMTLSRDDIDLLANFYSRQSVSANVAFSPDEGLKEKGKQLVQTRGCAACHGGQLMGHDAFPRLAAQGHDYLLAQLNAFATGERNESSGAMKAMAAALSADERKAIATYLAALAPQPK
- a CDS encoding c-type cytochrome, which codes for MKRTIVIGAIAVTTALAGSTVIYGPELLAGYRFMNAVDQHDADYQADGGAWPQLQDTCALCHGARGQPRDAQYAALAGQSAAYIESQLHAFAEGRRHSAQMSPLAANLTDEQIKRLASYFAEQKPGVTEVTTKDDALQQQGQRVVVANGCAACHGEKLSGGPLAPRIAGQGQLYLTDQLKAFKVGQRKDPTQAMNAMAGALSDEDIKALSHYLANLVP